The nucleotide window CCAGTTCTGCTAGCTGCTGCTGAGTCTTCTGCATCTGTTTCCTCTGATATGGTCTTGAGGTAGCCAAAGAATGGATTTGAAATTGAATATGAAGATGCTAGGTTAAGCAGAAGAATAAAAACGAGAGACCAAGGAAAGGCTTAGTACATGTCATAGTTCACATTCTGGACCATGATCTGAGCTGCCTCTCCAAGAAAAACATGGTCCTTCTCATAAGCTTTAACGATCGACTCCCATTCGCCCTAAACATCACATTTGCATCAAAACATATGTGAGTCCCCGCACTCGCAGATACATTTATCTAAACAACAAAAAGTAGTAAATCGTACCGCGGAGCCTGTCAGGCGGCCAAAAATGTTCCTGCTATCGGTGTTGGATTCCAGGAGTATGCTGTATATCTTCTTCGCTTCAAGGTACCCAATTTCTACAGAACGAAAGGAGAACACAGGTACAGAATTAGATTCCACGCTCACATAATTATTACCAGCAGACTGCGGGACTAAGGAGGACTGTTGTAGAAGCAAGTGGACGAGGGTTTTGCCGTGGGGATTTCGCCAAACTTACACAGACGCTGCGCAACCGAACCGAGAGCTAAGCCTGAGAGGGAGGAGTTACCTTCGAGCTCGAGGGTTTGGAGGTTGGGGTGGATGTCCCGCGGGAGggaggagaaggcggcggcgaggcgggcgcGGATGGCGGCGAGGCGCTTCCGCCAGTCCTGCGGCACCCGCTTGCGGTCGACCAGCCACTCCTGCAGGCGGGCGAAGGCGATGTCGATGGGGAGGCTGCGGATCTCCGCCGGGTCGCGCATGGCGGGCACCGGGTCGGCGGATCGACGGCGGGGGAGGGGGCGGGACGCCGGCCGGAGCTTTTCGGGAAGATGGGGAAGAAAGTATGGACTGCGAGTCTGATTTTTTTTTAGTGGGGCGAGTCTGGTTTGCAGCCTTGCAGATTTTGGTTTACGGGAAGCTAGTGGGCCAGATTAGTGGTCTTGGGTCTCTTCTGCTTATTCTGATGGGCTGCTGCTGGGCCGGCCGGAGGACAGGATTCCGGTTCGCGTAGACGGCACGCGGGGCaggggtgccccccccccccccccccccccccccccccccccccccccgcgtcaGTGAGACAGAGACAAAGGAGAATCCGAAGAAATAAATATTCAGGGCACGCCATCGGACTCCCCAGCAATCCCCATCTTCCCCTCCAAGCTTCCGATCTTCCCTCTCGCCTGCCGCTGCCGAGATGACGGTGGAGAAGATCGACGCGACGGTGGCCGACTTCGACGGCCACTTCGAGAGGCTCTTCGCCGGCGACGACGGCGGCAAGCTGAAGCTGCTGCTCTTCCTCGCCGACCGCGAGCCCTCCTCCTCCCTCACCTGGTGCCCCGGTAACCCATCTGCTACTTTTCCTTAAGTATCAAATTATGAAACCCAACCCCTGCTGGCTGATCCAAAGCGGATTTGGGCGGCGTGCGTGCGTGCAGATTGCAACGTGGCGGAGCCGGTGATCTACGAGAAGCTGGAGTCGCTGGGCAAGGACGTGGTGCTCCTGCGCGCGTTCGTCGGCGACAAGCCCACGTGGAGGGACCCGGCCCACCCGTGGAGGGTGGACCCGCGGTTCGCGCTCAAGGGCGTGCCGACGCTGCTGCGGTGGGACAagggcgccgccgccggccgcctcgAGGACGACGAGGCCAACGTCGGGGACAAGATCGATGCCCTGCTCAATTGAGTGGTGAATTATTATGTGCTGACCGCCAGTATCGTCTGCTTAATCCAAGTGCCAATAGAATGCTTTTGCTTTGGCGGCAGATGTTAGCTATCTGAAGTCGTGCTGTTCTTCTAACCAGTCAGCTTGAGCCATGAACCAAATAAAACAGGGGAACACTTGAACTCAATGTCTACTGCCATACCTAGTTGGTGATAATCAACGTTGGTGAATGTTATTCCTGCTTTCATGTTTCCTAAAAGCTAGAAAGTGCACGCGCACTATTTGTCGTTCTGGAGCGGCCGAACACGAGCCGTTCGATTCGAAGCGTCTGCGCGGGCACGATCGAGCGCTCACGCTAGAAGACAAAAGAGCACACAGAACTGTCGCTATCCTCCAGCGTCTTCTGTTTCCATCCCCTCGCgtcagccgccgccgccacaccaCGCACCGGCCGatgcagcccgccccgcctcCGTGCCGCCGTATCCCGTTGATCTCCCGTCTGGCAACTCACCTAGGATCCATGCAAGCAGGCCGACTGAGAACCTGAGCAGCGGCGCCGCCGTCTTCTCCTCGTCAGTGCCCGCGTTATTTACCTTTTCAGCACACTAGCCCGCGCCATATGAGGTTTTCCCGGAATACGTTGATCTGTCACCGGCCACAAGTCCAGAAGTGACGGTGCGACAGCAGCTCCAGCCCTTCCTGAACATCCTGCGATTCATTCCTTGGGGATTCGATGAGGGCCTCCTCCTCAACACCCTACTGGGTCCTGGGCTCTTGGCTCTAGACCAGATGACAATAGCGCCTGACGGTGATTAGCCCAATGAGGAACAAGTCTTGCAACCCCAGTTTGTGCATTTTGGAATTGATTTTACTGTACGGTGTTGCGTGCATGAATTCTTTGGATGAACATAAACTTTGCTCTCAAGTCTCAACCCTCATGATTACCGATTAGAATATCTTCTGCTCATGACCTGCTGTAACGAGAGATGGTGAAGGAGTTGCGCACTCTTGTCGACATAATAGCTCATGCATGATTATGGTAGTTGCACATTTTTGTCAGCATAGTTGGCATCCACAGTAGTTGTAGTTGCACACATAGTAGTTCGCAGTTGGATACGATTGTTAAAAAGTTGCACAACACGACAATACAAGGATGGTTAGATGATGTCTCGCGTTTGCATTGCTTATTCAAGTATAGCTAGACGAGCGACATTGTAAGCTCGATCAACTATTGATGCACACTGAAATACTGTCGCACCTGGGAGCCTGGGGAGGCGGCGCGAAGACCCGGCCGGAGGACACCGGAGACAGGGGCTGCGAGGCCGCTTGGCGCCGCGGACCTGCACCCACGGCTCCGGGAGGGCGTCGCGCGCGTCCAGGGCGCCGCACACGCGATGGATCTCGAATCTTGGGGCGGCGCGAGGGACGGACGCCAGCGGGGCAGGGAGCGGGGAACCGGCCTCAGAGGACACGAGGTGGTCGCCGCACATAGCGCGCGGCGGTAGGAGCTGGGCTGGGAGGGCCGGCGGGAAGAGTCCGCGGAGGACAGGCTGTCGTCGAGCCAGCGTCGCACGTGGTTGCGGCCGCCGGTGGCTGGGGGGTGGACTCCATGCGGTGGACGGCGAGGTCGGGGTGGCCAGCGCCGGGGCGCGGAGGGGTGGCCGTCGGCGGGGGAGCGGGGGAGAGAGTTAGAATGCTTTTTCACTAGAGAGAGTTTGTTGGAATGTGAAGCCGCATGCCCAGCCGTCTGACCATGAAAGAGTTGCACAACTATACTTTTGGAGTTGCACATCGACTGCCAAATAGTTGGCCGGGGCTATGATTCGATTGTGCAAGCATCGCCCACGCACGCATTGATATTTAGTTGGCTTGTAATATAGtttagttgcacacacattgatatttAGTTGGCAGGAAGACTAATTGCACATATATATGCTCAGTTGGCTTGTAAtatagtctagttgcacacacattgatgtttaaTTGGCAGGAAGACTAATCTAGTTGCACACATATTGATATTTAGTTGACAGGAAGactagttgcacacacatatgCTTAGTTGGCTTGGAATATaatctagttgcacacacattaatgtttagttggcaggaagACTAATTGCATACACATATGCTCAGTTGGCTTGTAATATTGTCTAGTTGCACACACgttgatgtttagttggcaggaagactagtctagttgcacacacattgatatttAGTTGGCAGAAAGactagttgcacacacatatgctcagttggcttgtaatataatctagttgcacacacattgatatttAGTTGGCAAGAAGACTAATTGCACACACATATGCTCAGTTGGCTTGTAAtatagtctagttgcacacatgttgatgtttagttggcagaaCACTAGTTGCACACATATATGCTCAATTGACGCGTCAATGTAGTCTcgttgcacacacattgatatttAGTTGGCAGGATTAGTTATACACATATATGCTCAGTTGTCACGGCAATATAGTCTAATTGtacacacattgatgtttagttgacATGACTATTGGCACACACATATACTCAGTT belongs to Triticum urartu cultivar G1812 chromosome 7, Tu2.1, whole genome shotgun sequence and includes:
- the LOC125520446 gene encoding thioredoxin-like protein Clot → MTVEKIDATVADFDGHFERLFAGDDGGKLKLLLFLADREPSSSLTWCPDCNVAEPVIYEKLESLGKDVVLLRAFVGDKPTWRDPAHPWRVDPRFALKGVPTLLRWDKGAAAGRLEDDEANVGDKIDALLN